One window of the Ideonella sp. WA131b genome contains the following:
- a CDS encoding flagellar basal body-associated FliL family protein — translation MSAAATAVDAAPPPKGKKKLIIIIAAVLLVVLAGGGAALVMMKKSGADTEEGAGANEAPADKKAADKRDPKAMPVFVPLDPFTVNLADRNADRYAQVAVTLELAEATLEQQLKAYMPAVRSNILLAIADRTAGELLARDGKEALAQRIRRETARAMGYELPSEEQRQAAEEPADGDVPRKKRRKAAEPELPVRAVHFGNFIIQ, via the coding sequence ATGTCCGCCGCTGCCACCGCCGTCGACGCCGCCCCGCCGCCCAAGGGCAAGAAGAAGCTGATCATCATCATCGCCGCCGTGCTGCTGGTGGTGCTGGCGGGCGGCGGAGCCGCGCTGGTGATGATGAAGAAGTCCGGCGCCGACACCGAGGAAGGAGCCGGTGCCAACGAGGCTCCCGCAGACAAGAAGGCCGCCGACAAGCGCGACCCCAAGGCCATGCCGGTGTTCGTGCCGCTGGACCCGTTCACCGTCAACCTCGCCGACCGCAACGCCGACCGCTACGCCCAGGTGGCGGTGACCCTGGAGCTGGCGGAAGCCACGCTGGAGCAGCAACTCAAGGCCTACATGCCGGCGGTGCGCAGCAACATCCTGCTCGCGATCGCCGACCGCACTGCCGGTGAGCTGCTGGCGCGCGACGGCAAGGAGGCGCTGGCACAGCGCATCCGCCGCGAGACCGCGCGCGCCATGGGCTACGAGTTGCCCAGCGAGGAGCAGCGTCAGGCCGCCGAAGAACCCGCTGACGGGGATGTCCCGCGCAAGAAGCGCCGCAAGGCCGCCGAGCCCGAGCTCCCGGTCCGCGCCGTGCACTTCGGCAACTTCATCATCCAGTGA
- the fliM gene encoding flagellar motor switch protein FliM produces the protein MNQQILSQDEVDALLQGITGESQKLEQSETPTSGIREYDLSSQERIVRGRMPTMEVVSERFARNIRIGLFNLIRKSPEVSIGGIKVQKFSAFLREIVVPTNFNIMSVKPLRGSGLIVCDPSLVFAVIDALYGGVGKFHTRIEGRDFSPTELRVIYRLVETIVAEYRRAWTGIYPVELEYQRSEMQPQFANIATPSEIVVSTHFTLELGDVTGSIHFCVPYSTLEPIRDVLYSTIQGDSAEPDRRWVNLLKQQIQSAEVDLVAELAHAGATMEQLLAFKPGDFIELDLEPMIQAKVDGVPVFDCHYGTSNKRYSIKIDKLITSNTASWLGDS, from the coding sequence ATGAATCAACAGATTCTTTCGCAGGATGAGGTCGATGCCCTGCTGCAGGGCATCACCGGCGAGAGCCAGAAGCTCGAGCAGTCGGAGACGCCGACCTCCGGCATCCGGGAGTACGACCTCTCCAGCCAGGAGCGCATCGTCCGCGGCCGAATGCCGACGATGGAGGTGGTCAGCGAGCGCTTCGCCCGCAACATCCGCATCGGCCTGTTCAACCTCATCCGCAAGAGCCCCGAGGTGAGCATCGGCGGCATCAAGGTGCAGAAATTCAGCGCCTTCCTGCGCGAAATCGTGGTGCCGACCAACTTCAACATCATGTCGGTGAAGCCACTGCGTGGCAGCGGCCTGATCGTCTGTGACCCGAGCCTGGTGTTCGCGGTCATCGATGCCTTGTACGGCGGCGTCGGCAAGTTCCACACCCGCATCGAGGGCCGCGACTTCAGCCCGACCGAGCTGCGCGTGATCTACCGGCTGGTCGAGACCATCGTCGCCGAGTACCGCAGGGCCTGGACCGGCATCTACCCGGTGGAGCTCGAGTACCAGCGCTCGGAGATGCAGCCGCAGTTCGCGAACATCGCCACGCCCAGCGAGATCGTGGTGTCCACGCACTTCACGCTGGAACTCGGCGATGTGACCGGCTCGATCCACTTCTGCGTGCCCTACAGCACGCTGGAGCCGATCCGGGATGTGCTCTACAGCACCATCCAGGGCGACAGCGCCGAACCCGACCGGCGCTGGGTGAACCTGCTCAAGCAACAGATCCAGAGCGCCGAGGTCGACCTCGTGGCCGAGCTGGCGCACGCAGGCGCCACGATGGAGCAGCTGCTGGCCTTCAAGCCCGGCGACTTCATCGAGCTCGACCTCGAACCCATGATCCAGGCCAAGGTCGACGGCGTGCCGGTGTTCGACTGCCACTACGGCACTTCGAACAAGCGCTACTCGATCAAGATCGACAAGCTCATCACCAGCAACACAGCCAGCTGGCTGGGAGATTCCTGA
- the fliN gene encoding flagellar motor switch protein FliN: MSADPNSEMSAEDQMAAEWAAALAESKGGGNEVASEVAAPAESVAPAEFTKFANTPVGAAGNDLNMILDIPVQLTVELGRTRIPIKHILQLAQGSVVELETMAGEPMDVLVNGFLIAQGEVVVVNDKFGIRLTDIVTPSERMRRLSKL; the protein is encoded by the coding sequence ATGTCCGCAGACCCGAACAGCGAGATGTCCGCCGAAGATCAGATGGCGGCCGAGTGGGCCGCGGCCCTGGCCGAGAGCAAGGGCGGCGGCAACGAGGTGGCCAGCGAGGTGGCCGCGCCCGCCGAAAGTGTGGCGCCGGCCGAGTTCACGAAGTTCGCCAACACCCCGGTAGGGGCCGCAGGCAACGACCTGAACATGATCCTCGACATCCCCGTGCAGCTCACGGTGGAGCTCGGGCGCACGCGCATCCCCATCAAGCACATCCTTCAGCTCGCGCAGGGATCGGTGGTGGAGCTCGAGACCATGGCCGGTGAGCCGATGGATGTGCTCGTCAACGGCTTTCTCATCGCGCAGGGCGAGGTCGTGGTGGTGAACGACAAGTTCGGCATCCGCCTCACCGACATCGTCACGCCCAGCGAACGCATGCGGCGGCTGTCCAAGCTCTGA
- a CDS encoding flagellar biosynthetic protein FliO has translation MQTPGFTALLWFAAVVALIPLALWLLKRAPIAGFGGAGRAGTPRHVATLPLAPHSRIVTVEVGHGDERLWLVLGVTAQGIRTLHTMVPHGDEAATPGPPPAADFAQLLGRMKNGGGQGAPR, from the coding sequence ATGCAGACCCCAGGCTTCACCGCGCTGCTGTGGTTCGCTGCCGTCGTGGCGCTGATCCCGCTGGCCTTGTGGCTGCTCAAGCGCGCGCCGATTGCCGGCTTCGGCGGCGCCGGCCGTGCCGGCACGCCGCGCCACGTGGCCACGCTGCCGCTGGCCCCGCACAGCCGGATCGTGACGGTGGAGGTCGGCCACGGCGATGAGCGCCTGTGGCTGGTGCTGGGCGTCACGGCGCAGGGCATCCGCACGCTGCACACCATGGTGCCGCACGGCGATGAGGCGGCAACGCCAGGGCCGCCTCCGGCTGCGGACTTCGCGCAGCTGCTGGGCCGCATGAAGAACGGAGGGGGCCAAGGTGCGCCGCGCTGA
- the fliP gene encoding flagellar type III secretion system pore protein FliP (The bacterial flagellar biogenesis protein FliP forms a type III secretion system (T3SS)-type pore required for flagellar assembly.): MAALLLATASGALAQQAAPGTLPIVVGQGPGGTSYSVPIQTLLVFTALGFLPAVLLMMTAFTRIVIVLSLLRQALGTQAAPPNQVIIGLSLFLTFFVMQGTFDQVHERAWKPYTAGQISAETAFQEGLKPMREFMLKQTRQSDLQLFSRLAKLPEDTAAEALPMSVLVPAFVTSELKSAFQIGFMIFIPFLIIDMIVASVLMSLGMMMLSPVLVALPFKLMLFVLADGWNLLLGSLAASFVT, from the coding sequence CTGGCCGCGCTGCTGCTGGCCACAGCCAGCGGCGCGCTGGCGCAGCAGGCCGCGCCCGGCACGCTGCCCATCGTCGTGGGCCAGGGGCCCGGCGGCACCAGCTACTCGGTGCCCATCCAGACGCTGCTGGTGTTCACGGCCCTGGGCTTTCTGCCTGCGGTGCTGCTGATGATGACGGCGTTCACGCGCATCGTCATCGTGCTCAGCCTGCTGCGCCAGGCCCTGGGCACCCAGGCCGCGCCGCCCAACCAGGTGATCATCGGCCTGAGCCTGTTCCTCACCTTCTTCGTGATGCAGGGCACCTTCGACCAGGTCCACGAGCGCGCCTGGAAGCCCTACACGGCCGGCCAGATCAGCGCCGAGACAGCCTTTCAGGAGGGCCTGAAGCCGATGCGCGAGTTCATGCTCAAGCAGACGCGGCAGAGCGACCTGCAGCTGTTCAGCCGCCTGGCCAAGCTGCCCGAGGACACCGCGGCCGAGGCGCTGCCGATGTCGGTGCTGGTGCCCGCCTTCGTCACCAGTGAACTCAAGAGCGCGTTCCAGATCGGCTTCATGATCTTCATCCCCTTCCTGATCATCGACATGATCGTGGCCAGCGTGCTGATGAGCCTGGGCATGATGATGCTGAGCCCGGTGCTGGTGGCCCTGCCGTTCAAGTTGATGCTGTTCGTGCTGGCCGACGGCTGGAACCTGCTGCTGGGGTCGCTGGCGGCCTCGTTCGTGACCTGA
- the fliQ gene encoding flagellar biosynthesis protein FliQ, whose amino-acid sequence MDSTQVLAAGQQGLWMLLMVSAPVLLVVLIVGLVVSIFQAATQINEATLSFVPKIVGAAIVLAIAGPWMLSTLVDYLRGVLMGIPGAVG is encoded by the coding sequence ATGGACTCGACCCAGGTGCTGGCTGCCGGTCAGCAGGGCTTGTGGATGCTGCTGATGGTGTCGGCGCCGGTGCTGCTGGTGGTGCTGATCGTCGGCCTGGTGGTCAGCATCTTCCAGGCCGCCACGCAGATCAACGAAGCCACGCTGAGCTTCGTGCCCAAGATCGTGGGCGCGGCGATCGTGCTGGCCATCGCCGGCCCCTGGATGCTCTCGACGCTGGTGGACTACCTCCGCGGCGTGCTCATGGGCATCCCCGGCGCGGTCGGTTGA
- the fliR gene encoding flagellar biosynthetic protein FliR: protein MLTFTEAQLLQWLAPLLWPFLRALALFAALPVLGARTVPTRVRIALAGFIAYAAQPTLPPLPPEALLLDSPLVLPLVAQQLVIGLSLGFAVRLVFAAVEFAGEIIGLQMGLNFAGFFDPISAATATATSRFFGTMVAWLFIVGGGHLVVIAALVHSFGVFPVAPEPFAFLHAVQPQRWGAEIFSTGLWIALPLLTMLLFVNLVLGAISRVAPQINIFAIGFPVTLGVGLVGMLLTLPALEGPFQMTLERLIEQFR from the coding sequence ATGCTCACGTTCACCGAGGCGCAGCTGCTGCAGTGGCTGGCGCCGCTGCTGTGGCCCTTCCTGCGCGCGCTGGCCCTGTTCGCGGCCCTGCCGGTGCTGGGTGCGCGCACCGTGCCCACGCGCGTGCGCATCGCGCTGGCCGGCTTCATCGCCTACGCGGCGCAACCTACGCTGCCGCCGCTGCCGCCCGAGGCCCTGCTGCTCGACAGCCCGCTCGTGCTGCCGCTGGTGGCGCAGCAGCTCGTCATCGGTCTGAGCCTCGGATTCGCGGTGCGCCTGGTGTTCGCGGCGGTCGAGTTTGCCGGCGAGATCATCGGCCTGCAGATGGGGCTGAACTTTGCCGGCTTCTTCGACCCCATCAGCGCGGCCACCGCCACGGCCACGAGCCGCTTCTTCGGCACCATGGTGGCGTGGCTGTTCATCGTCGGTGGTGGCCACCTCGTCGTGATCGCGGCGCTGGTGCACAGCTTCGGCGTGTTCCCGGTGGCGCCGGAGCCGTTCGCCTTTCTGCACGCGGTGCAGCCGCAGCGCTGGGGTGCCGAGATCTTCTCCACCGGGCTGTGGATCGCGCTGCCGCTGCTGACCATGCTGCTGTTCGTGAACCTCGTGCTGGGCGCCATCTCCCGCGTGGCACCACAGATCAATATCTTCGCGATCGGCTTTCCCGTCACGCTGGGCGTGGGGCTGGTGGGCATGCTGCTCACGCTGCCGGCGCTGGAGGGCCCGTTCCAGATGACGCTGGAGCGGCTGATCGAGCAGTTCCGCTGA
- a CDS encoding VOC family protein: MGLSLALTTLLVPDYDTALPFFTAGLGWVCRDDVPLGNSKRWVVVGPATGGAGLLLARAASDDQRALIGRQGGGRVWLFVHGDDLDADLARIEAFGGRRAENPRNESYGRVVVFLDPFGNRWDLIQPAMLDP, from the coding sequence ATGGGCCTGAGCCTTGCACTCACCACCCTGCTGGTGCCCGACTACGACACGGCGCTGCCGTTCTTCACGGCCGGCCTGGGCTGGGTCTGCCGCGACGATGTGCCGCTGGGAAACAGCAAACGATGGGTCGTGGTCGGCCCGGCCACGGGGGGCGCCGGGCTCTTGCTGGCGCGCGCAGCCAGTGACGATCAGCGTGCGCTCATCGGCCGCCAGGGTGGCGGGCGCGTCTGGCTGTTCGTGCATGGCGACGACCTCGACGCCGACCTGGCCCGCATCGAGGCGTTCGGCGGCCGCCGCGCCGAAAACCCGCGCAATGAGTCCTATGGCCGCGTGGTCGTGTTCTTGGACCCGTTCGGCAACCGCTGGGACCTGATCCAGCCGGCTATGCTCGATCCATGA
- a CDS encoding MBL fold metallo-hydrolase, whose product MKIRFPGAADGVTGSRHLVTSAWATVLHDCGVFQGYKLHRERNWADPGPLRDAEAVVISHAHLDHSCRLPALAEHRRRGQVYVRAATRELLKVLLPDSAHLPETDARRCAARAGLADARPAGTRGYRHAAGGEHLPQPRPPARRPGGAARGAGHRTVRGGISVLLPIFAVGCAQALVRVLQRPTHAGRIPARLPIVLDGPMAQLTTELCRQHREDVKA is encoded by the coding sequence ATGAAGATCCGATTCCCCGGCGCTGCCGACGGCGTGACCGGCTCGCGCCACCTCGTGACCAGCGCCTGGGCCACCGTACTGCACGACTGCGGCGTGTTCCAGGGCTACAAGCTGCACCGCGAACGCAACTGGGCCGATCCGGGGCCGCTGCGCGACGCCGAGGCGGTCGTGATCAGCCATGCCCATCTCGACCACTCGTGCCGGCTGCCGGCGCTGGCCGAGCACCGCAGGCGCGGACAGGTCTACGTGCGCGCGGCCACGCGCGAACTGCTCAAGGTGTTGCTGCCAGACAGCGCCCACCTGCCGGAGACAGACGCGCGCCGATGTGCTGCGCGCGCTGGCCTTGCTGACGCCCGCCCCGCAGGCACCCGAGGCTACCGACATGCTGCTGGTGGGGAGCACCTACCGCAACCGCGACCACCGGCCCGAAGACCTGGCGGCGCGGCTCGAGGAGCTGGTCACCGCACCGTGCGCGGCGGCATCTCGGTGCTGCTGCCCATTTTTGCCGTGGGGTGCGCGCAGGCGCTTGTGCGGGTGCTGCAGCGGCCGACGCATGCCGGCCGCATCCCGGCCAGGCTGCCCATCGTGCTCGACGGCCCGATGGCGCAGCTGACCACCGAGCTGTGTCGCCAGCACCGTGAGGACGTCAAGGCGTGA
- a CDS encoding DUF4010 domain-containing protein, producing MAEFDGSTALGLAAALGAGLLIGLERERRKRRRRGAAQVQAAGIRSFALVALAGGLAQLLAAVLGQPLLVLLGAALVAGLAVVAYARSLRLPATAGVELDPGLTTELALFVTYLVGVLAVQAPALGAGAAVVVATLLAARERLHRFATQALSEAELHDALILAALALVLLPLAPALPLPALQPWVPVAPRTLLLTVVLILTLQAAGHLAGRVFGPRAGLTLAGLCSGFVSSTATIVAMGSRVRAAAGTPAAQAATAGALASTVATWLQVLLLVVALAPGALPALLPVALAGAGTAGLTAFLAWRRLAAAGPPDEPAGRGAERGPLRVREALVMAALLAAVASAVATAQQHFGTLGVLGGAALAALADAHAPVAALAALQAADKLPPGTLVLGAWIAVLANALTRSLAAFTAGGRPYGAVVARSLALSTAAAAAALAFFR from the coding sequence ATGGCTGAGTTCGACGGGTCCACGGCCCTGGGCCTGGCGGCGGCGCTGGGCGCCGGACTGCTGATCGGCCTGGAGCGCGAGCGGCGCAAGCGCCGCCGCCGAGGCGCCGCGCAGGTGCAGGCCGCGGGCATCCGCAGCTTTGCGCTCGTGGCGCTGGCCGGCGGCTTGGCCCAGTTGCTGGCAGCGGTGCTGGGCCAGCCGCTGCTGGTGCTGCTGGGCGCGGCGCTGGTGGCGGGGCTGGCGGTGGTGGCCTACGCACGCAGCCTGCGTCTGCCCGCCACCGCGGGCGTCGAACTCGACCCTGGCCTCACCACCGAGCTGGCGCTGTTCGTCACCTACCTCGTGGGTGTGCTGGCCGTGCAGGCACCGGCATTGGGCGCGGGCGCGGCGGTGGTCGTGGCCACGCTGCTGGCGGCGCGCGAGCGGCTGCACCGCTTCGCCACGCAGGCGCTGAGCGAGGCTGAGCTGCACGACGCGCTGATCCTGGCCGCGCTGGCGCTGGTGCTGCTGCCGCTGGCGCCGGCCCTGCCGCTGCCGGCGCTCCAGCCCTGGGTGCCGGTGGCGCCACGCACCCTGCTGCTGACCGTGGTGTTGATCCTGACGCTGCAAGCCGCCGGCCACCTGGCCGGGCGCGTGTTCGGCCCGCGCGCGGGGCTGACGCTGGCGGGGCTCTGCTCGGGCTTCGTGTCCAGCACCGCCACCATCGTGGCGATGGGCTCGCGCGTTCGCGCCGCTGCCGGCACGCCGGCCGCGCAGGCCGCCACGGCCGGGGCGCTGGCCTCCACCGTGGCGACGTGGCTGCAGGTGCTGCTGCTGGTGGTGGCCCTGGCCCCCGGGGCGCTGCCGGCACTGCTGCCGGTGGCGCTGGCCGGCGCGGGCACGGCCGGCCTCACGGCATTCCTGGCTTGGCGCCGCCTGGCGGCGGCTGGCCCACCCGACGAACCCGCGGGGCGCGGTGCCGAACGCGGCCCGCTGCGCGTGCGCGAAGCCCTGGTGATGGCCGCGCTGCTGGCCGCCGTGGCCTCGGCCGTGGCCACGGCGCAGCAGCACTTCGGCACATTGGGTGTTCTCGGCGGCGCGGCGCTGGCCGCGCTGGCCGACGCCCACGCGCCCGTGGCGGCGCTGGCCGCGCTGCAGGCGGCCGACAAACTCCCGCCCGGCACGCTGGTGCTCGGGGCGTGGATCGCGGTGCTGGCCAATGCGCTGACGCGCAGCCTGGCCGCCTTCACGGCCGGCGGCCGGCCCTACGGTGCCGTCGTGGCGCGCTCGCTGGCGCTGTCGACCGCGGCTGCTGCCGCGGCACTGGCCTTCTTCAGATGA
- a CDS encoding 2OG-Fe(II) oxygenase translates to MSTVAQAQAVTPELRRWIIEQAEAGCRPQDVVQAMISSGWQEEVAIKAMEQTLREHLASLPPDESDLPPPVPVPEPVLSGSPSELLIEGHAVRVLASLKRPRVIVFGGLLTDEECTGLMKLAEPRLTRSETVDNATGGSEVNPSRTSDGMFFERGEHMLIARIEHRIGALLGWPVKNGEGLQILRYRPGAEYKPHHDYFDPVHAGSATILARGGQRVGTLVMYLNTPEGGGGTTFPEVGLEVAPVRGNAVFFSYTRAHPSTKTLHGGAPVLAGEKWVATKWLREREFI, encoded by the coding sequence ATGAGCACCGTCGCCCAGGCCCAGGCCGTCACCCCCGAACTGCGCCGCTGGATCATCGAGCAGGCCGAGGCCGGCTGCCGGCCGCAGGACGTCGTCCAGGCCATGATCAGCAGCGGCTGGCAAGAAGAGGTGGCCATCAAGGCCATGGAGCAGACGCTGCGCGAGCACCTGGCCAGCCTGCCGCCCGACGAGAGTGACCTGCCGCCGCCGGTGCCCGTGCCCGAGCCTGTGCTGTCGGGTTCGCCCAGCGAACTGCTGATCGAGGGCCATGCCGTCCGGGTGCTGGCGTCGCTCAAGCGCCCGCGCGTGATCGTCTTCGGGGGGCTGCTCACCGACGAGGAGTGCACCGGCCTGATGAAGCTGGCCGAGCCACGCCTGACGCGCAGCGAGACGGTGGACAACGCCACCGGCGGCAGCGAGGTCAACCCGTCTCGCACCAGCGACGGCATGTTCTTCGAGCGCGGCGAGCACATGCTGATCGCGCGCATCGAGCACCGCATCGGTGCGCTGCTGGGCTGGCCGGTGAAGAACGGCGAGGGCCTGCAGATCCTGCGCTACCGCCCGGGCGCCGAGTACAAGCCGCACCATGACTACTTCGACCCGGTGCACGCTGGCAGCGCCACCATTCTGGCGCGTGGCGGCCAGCGCGTGGGCACCTTGGTGATGTACCTGAACACACCCGAGGGCGGCGGCGGCACCACCTTCCCCGAGGTGGGTCTCGAGGTGGCCCCGGTGCGCGGCAACGCGGTGTTCTTCAGCTACACGCGGGCCCACCCCAGCACCAAGACGCTGCACGGCGGCGCCCCGGTCCTGGCCGGCGAGAAGTGGGTGGCGACGAAGTGGCTGCGCGAGCGCGAGTTCATCTGA
- the yaaA gene encoding peroxide stress protein YaaA gives MLFLISPAKTLDYDTPVPASVAKQATAPLFTAQAAELIGVLRRQTPRQLAALMDLSDSLAALNAARYAAWQPTATPVNSKPAVLAFDGDVYDGLQAKTLKAADFAWAQKHVVILSGLYGALRPLDRLQPYRLEMGTALATPRGKDLYAFWGDTVAAHLNERLAGERAPLVVNLASQEYARAALRPALKARVVDCVFEETNPDGRSQVISFYAKKARGLMLRHATLRRARSRAALRDFAAEGYAFDEAASAEDRLVFRRPRPAAKSLP, from the coding sequence ATGCTCTTCCTGATCTCCCCCGCCAAGACGCTGGACTACGACACGCCCGTGCCCGCCTCGGTGGCGAAGCAGGCCACCGCGCCACTGTTCACCGCGCAGGCCGCCGAGCTGATCGGCGTGCTCCGACGCCAGACGCCGCGCCAGTTGGCGGCGCTGATGGATCTCTCCGACAGCCTCGCCGCCCTGAACGCCGCGCGCTACGCCGCCTGGCAGCCCACGGCCACGCCGGTCAACAGCAAGCCGGCGGTCCTGGCCTTCGACGGCGACGTCTACGACGGGCTTCAGGCCAAGACGCTGAAGGCTGCCGATTTCGCCTGGGCGCAGAAGCACGTCGTCATCCTCTCGGGGCTGTACGGCGCCCTGCGACCGCTGGACCGCCTCCAGCCCTACCGGCTGGAGATGGGCACCGCGCTGGCCACGCCGCGCGGCAAGGACCTCTACGCCTTCTGGGGCGACACCGTGGCCGCGCACCTGAACGAGCGCCTGGCCGGCGAGCGCGCGCCGCTGGTGGTGAACCTGGCCTCGCAGGAATACGCCCGCGCCGCGCTGCGGCCGGCCCTGAAGGCGCGCGTGGTGGACTGCGTGTTCGAGGAGACCAACCCCGACGGGCGGTCCCAGGTCATCAGCTTCTACGCCAAGAAGGCGCGCGGGCTGATGCTGCGCCACGCCACCCTGCGCCGGGCGCGCTCGCGGGCGGCGCTGCGCGACTTCGCGGCCGAGGGCTATGCCTTCGACGAGGCCGCCAGCGCCGAGGACCGGCTGGTGTTCCGGCGCCCCCGGCCGGCGGCAAAATCGTTGCCATGA
- the ypfH gene encoding esterase: MDYPIEWLPAEGEPAQLILLLHGWRSDATALLPLAQALRSQFPQAAIVAPDAPTRWAGHPSQRLWYGIDGLTPENWPERVALGLPPLLQWVRTQQRRLGVGAAATALGGFSQGGILALALALLHDGLVGRVLSFGGCLTARPEAAPRLTTLHLFHGGADEVIAADGSRQALAWLAELEGDATLDVAEDIGHALHPVLIERALWRLTHHIPQRPWGEALGGAPHHRSG; this comes from the coding sequence ATGGACTACCCGATCGAATGGCTGCCGGCCGAGGGCGAGCCTGCGCAGCTGATCCTGCTGCTGCACGGCTGGCGTTCCGACGCCACGGCGCTGCTGCCGCTGGCGCAGGCGCTGCGCAGCCAGTTCCCGCAGGCCGCCATCGTGGCGCCTGACGCGCCCACGCGATGGGCCGGGCATCCCTCGCAGCGCCTGTGGTACGGCATCGACGGCCTCACGCCCGAGAACTGGCCCGAACGCGTGGCCCTGGGCCTGCCGCCGCTGCTGCAGTGGGTGCGCACGCAGCAGCGGCGGCTGGGCGTGGGCGCGGCGGCCACGGCGCTGGGCGGTTTTTCGCAGGGCGGCATCCTGGCTCTCGCCCTGGCCCTGCTGCACGACGGCCTGGTCGGCCGCGTCCTCAGCTTTGGCGGCTGCCTGACGGCCCGCCCCGAGGCCGCGCCACGGCTGACGACGCTGCACCTGTTCCACGGCGGTGCCGACGAGGTGATCGCCGCCGACGGCTCGCGCCAGGCCCTGGCCTGGTTGGCCGAGCTGGAAGGCGATGCCACGCTCGACGTGGCCGAGGACATCGGCCATGCGCTGCACCCGGTGCTGATCGAGCGCGCGCTGTGGCGGCTGACGCACCACATCCCGCAACGCCCCTGGGGCGAGGCCCTCGGGGGCGCGCCCCACCACCGTTCGGGCTGA